Within the Thermanaeromonas toyohensis ToBE genome, the region GTTATGGAATCGAGAACGCCAGCTATGCTATCCCGTACTTTCTCCCATATGGTACGTGCCACACAGGTCTCCGCACGGGCACAAGTCCCTTCCCCTTCCTCCTCACTCACGCAATCCATGGGCGCTATAGGGCCTTCGAGGACCCGGATGATCTCGCCTACCTTAATCTCCCGCGGTTCCCGAGCTAAAGTGTAGCCCCCTTGGGCGCCCCGGACACTGCGTACCAATCCTGCCTTCCTAAGGGAAGCAAAAAGCTGTTCCAGATAATGTTCAGAAATATCTTGGCGTTCGGCCACGCTCTTTAAAGAAATGGGGCCTTCACCATAGCGCTGGGCCAGGTCGAACATGGCGCGCAGGCCGTATTCGCCCCGGGTAGAGAGCTTCAATTCCAATCACCCCAATCTCTACCTTTTCCCTCAGCGATTATATCTTAGCAATTTACTCGGATATTGTCAAGAAAAAACCGAGCGAAATACTCTGCTTTTATTAAGATTTCCCCACAGACTAGCCTTTTTATACCATGTCTTAAGAAATGATATAATAAAGCTAAGCTATTTAGATTTTGTTTTAGATTTCGCTCTTCAAAGGGGCTAATTTGTATTATGAATCTCTTTGAGCAGGCGGCTCAGGAAGAACTAAAAAAACAAGCTCCTCTAGCGGTACGTATGCGTCCCCGTACCCTAGAAGAATTCGTAGGGCAGGAAAAGGTAGTAGGTCCGGGTACCCTCCTCCGGCGGGCCATTGAGAACGATACTTTAAGCTCCCTTATCCTTTGGGGGCCACCAGGTAGCGGCAAAACCACTTTGGCCTACATAATTGCCAACATGACGAAGGCTCACTTTGAAGCCTTACATGCGGTTTTAGATGGAATAACCGATATCCGCCGGGTAGTGGAAAAAGCCAAGGAAAGGCGCATTTATCTCCGCCAGAAAACAGTGGTTTTCGTAGATGAGA harbors:
- a CDS encoding RrF2 family transcriptional regulator → MKLSTRGEYGLRAMFDLAQRYGEGPISLKSVAERQDISEHYLEQLFASLRKAGLVRSVRGAQGGYTLAREPREIKVGEIIRVLEGPIAPMDCVSEEEGEGTCARAETCVARTIWEKVRDSIAGVLDSITLEDMVAEAHRLQPKDKYMYYI